A region of the Desulfobulbaceae bacterium genome:
GAGGCGCTGAAAAACCAGAAAGAAGTCGTTTCCATAAACTTATACGGTGGTTGAGATGAAAAAAAACATTCAAGAGAGCGTGGCAGGATTATTCATTCTGATCGGACTTATTTTAATCAGTTACATGAGCATTAAATTGGGCCATCTCGATCTTTTCACCAATGACAGTTACCTGCTCTATGCCAAATTCCAGACAGTTAACGGCCTTCGAGTCGGCAATCCCATTGAGATGCATGGCATCGCCATCGGGGAGGTTACCTCGTTCTCCCTTGACCAGAAAAACCAGATGGCGGTAGCCGGCTTAAAAATTGACAAAAAGATCACGATCTTTGCCGATGCAATCGCCGGAATCAAAACAGCGGGACTCATCGGTGATCGGTTTGTCAGTATTGACCCTGGCGGCGCCGAAAAACTACTGACGAATGGTGAGTACATCATTGACACCGTGTCGCCGGTGGACCTTGGTGAGCTGATCGGCAAATTTGCCTTTGGCTCTATCAAAGAAAACAAATAAGACCATAAGGAGAACACCATGAGATATCCATTTACAAACAGCCTGCTGCTTGGCTTTTTCTTCCTGCTTACCGCCCATAGCGCCTTTGCCCAGTCGCCTCTGGAGAGGGTAAGGGAAAAAGTCGATGCCATCATCACCATTGTTATTGAAGCGAAAAAAAACCAGACTTTAGAAGATACGGCAACCAGAGAGAAGCTCTGGTCACAGGTCGATACAATCTTTGATTTTAACACCCTTTCTCAGAAGTCCTTAAGCAGGAACTGGCTGGCTATGAATGATGAGGAAAAGGCCGAATTTGTCGAACTGTTCCGGAAATTACTCGGTCGGGCCTATTTAAAGAAAATCGAAAGTTATGATAATGAGTTCATCCAGTATCATAGAGAAGTTTTTTTTACGCCTGAAAATGCCGAGGTTTTGACTACCATTGAATCAAAAGGACAGCTATATGACCTCAACTACCGGCTTCTTAAAAAGGAGGGGGAGTGGAGAATTTACGATGTCTCGATAGAAGGCGTCAGCCTGGTGAGTAATTATCGGGCTCAGTTCAACGGATTTCTTCGGGGAGGTACAATCCAGGAGTTATTAAGCAGTCTGAAATCAAAGGTAACTGACACGCAGGGTTCTTAGGGGGGAATGGGGC
Encoded here:
- a CDS encoding MCE family protein; its protein translation is MKKNIQESVAGLFILIGLILISYMSIKLGHLDLFTNDSYLLYAKFQTVNGLRVGNPIEMHGIAIGEVTSFSLDQKNQMAVAGLKIDKKITIFADAIAGIKTAGLIGDRFVSIDPGGAEKLLTNGEYIIDTVSPVDLGELIGKFAFGSIKENK
- a CDS encoding ABC transporter substrate-binding protein → MRYPFTNSLLLGFFFLLTAHSAFAQSPLERVREKVDAIITIVIEAKKNQTLEDTATREKLWSQVDTIFDFNTLSQKSLSRNWLAMNDEEKAEFVELFRKLLGRAYLKKIESYDNEFIQYHREVFFTPENAEVLTTIESKGQLYDLNYRLLKKEGEWRIYDVSIEGVSLVSNYRAQFNGFLRGGTIQELLSSLKSKVTDTQGS